The following proteins come from a genomic window of Alkalinema sp. FACHB-956:
- a CDS encoding cob(I)yrinic acid a,c-diamide adenosyltransferase: protein MVRTGIGIRTAQDRTERLVGQIHVYDGAGKGKSQAALGVVLRSIGLGIQTFSQTRVLLLRFLKGPGRTYDEDAAIEALQRGFPHLIDQVRTGRAEFFGAEEITKFDRLEAQRGWDVAKGAIASGLYSVVVMDELNPVLDLGLLPVDEVVRTLKRKPEHMEIIATGRGAPQALVDIADLHSEMKPHYHTLPEGQGITGIEIYTGEGKGKSTSALGKALQAIGRGISQDKSHRVLIMQWLKGGVGYTEDSAIQALRQSYPNLVDHQRSGRDAIVWRGQQQDIDYVEAERGWEIAKSAIASGMYKTIILDELNPTIDLELLPEEPIVQALLRKPKDTEVIITGRCKNHPAYFDLASVHSEMVCHKHYAARGVDLKRGVDF from the coding sequence ATGGTTCGGACAGGCATTGGCATTCGTACAGCACAGGATCGGACGGAACGACTGGTCGGGCAGATCCATGTCTATGACGGGGCGGGCAAAGGGAAGTCCCAGGCAGCCTTGGGGGTGGTGCTGCGATCGATCGGCCTAGGCATCCAGACCTTTTCCCAAACGCGGGTATTATTGTTGCGGTTTTTGAAGGGGCCGGGGCGTACCTACGACGAAGATGCCGCGATCGAGGCTCTGCAACGGGGCTTTCCCCACTTGATCGACCAGGTGCGTACGGGGCGGGCAGAATTCTTTGGGGCTGAGGAGATCACCAAGTTCGATCGCCTAGAAGCGCAACGGGGCTGGGATGTGGCTAAGGGCGCGATCGCGTCGGGGCTGTATTCCGTGGTGGTGATGGATGAACTGAATCCGGTGCTGGATTTGGGACTGCTGCCCGTGGATGAGGTGGTGCGGACGCTGAAACGCAAACCGGAGCATATGGAAATTATTGCGACGGGTCGGGGGGCACCCCAGGCGCTGGTGGATATTGCTGATCTCCATTCGGAAATGAAGCCGCACTACCACACGCTACCGGAAGGGCAAGGCATTACCGGGATTGAGATTTACACCGGGGAAGGAAAGGGGAAATCAACCAGTGCGTTGGGCAAGGCGTTGCAGGCGATCGGGCGAGGCATCAGTCAGGACAAGTCCCACCGGGTGCTGATCATGCAGTGGCTCAAGGGTGGCGTGGGTTACACAGAGGACAGTGCGATTCAAGCCCTGCGCCAAAGTTACCCCAATTTAGTAGACCATCAACGATCGGGGCGGGATGCGATCGTTTGGCGGGGGCAGCAGCAGGATATTGATTATGTGGAGGCGGAGCGGGGCTGGGAAATTGCCAAGTCCGCGATCGCGTCGGGGATGTATAAAACGATTATTTTGGATGAGTTAAACCCCACGATCGATCTGGAGTTGTTGCCTGAGGAACCGATCGTGCAGGCGTTGTTGCGCAAGCCCAAGGATACCGAGGTGATCATCACTGGGCGTTGCAAAAATCATCCCGCCTATTTCGATCTAGCCAGTGTCCATTCCGAAATGGTCTGTCA